A region from the Vibrio rumoiensis genome encodes:
- a CDS encoding cupin domain-containing protein, whose protein sequence is MFVHGKDVELEDLGDGVKRKILAYSDNIMTVEVHFEDNAIGYLHNHPHEQLTYVLSGEFEFTIGDETKIVKAGDALYKEPNIMHGCKCLKAGVLLDNFTPMRKDFIE, encoded by the coding sequence ATGTTTGTACACGGTAAAGACGTTGAACTTGAAGATCTCGGTGATGGTGTTAAACGTAAGATTTTAGCTTACAGCGATAACATTATGACGGTGGAAGTACATTTTGAAGATAATGCGATTGGTTACCTTCATAATCATCCACATGAACAATTAACCTATGTGTTATCAGGTGAATTTGAATTTACTATCGGTGATGAAACCAAAATTGTTAAGGCCGGTGACGCGCTATATAAAGAGCCTAACATTATGCATGGTTGTAAATGTTTAAAAGCGGGCGTATTGCTGGATAACTTTACCCCTATGCGTAAAGACTTCATCGAATAA
- the kduD gene encoding 2-dehydro-3-deoxy-D-gluconate 5-dehydrogenase KduD, with protein sequence MILNAFNLEGKVAIVTGCDTGLGQGMALGLAQAGCKVVGVNYTAPEETIELMKAGGHTFLDVRANLLKQEDIPTIIEKALAEFGQIDILVNNAGIIRREDAIEFSEQNWDDVMNINSKTVFFMSQAVAKQFIAQGNGGKIINIASMLSFQGGIRVPSYTASKSAVMGITRAMANEWAKHNINVNAIAPGYMATNNTAALRADEDRNSAILERIPADRWGKPEDVAGPCVFLASDAASYINGYTVAVDGGWLAR encoded by the coding sequence ATGATTCTTAATGCATTCAATCTAGAAGGTAAAGTAGCAATTGTTACTGGTTGTGATACTGGTCTTGGTCAAGGCATGGCTCTAGGGCTAGCACAAGCGGGCTGTAAAGTCGTTGGCGTAAACTACACAGCACCAGAAGAAACCATCGAGTTAATGAAAGCAGGTGGCCACACCTTCCTTGATGTTCGCGCTAACCTTCTTAAGCAAGAAGATATTCCAACGATTATTGAAAAAGCACTTGCTGAGTTCGGTCAGATTGACATCTTGGTAAACAACGCAGGGATTATTCGCCGTGAAGATGCTATCGAGTTCTCAGAGCAGAACTGGGATGATGTTATGAACATCAACTCTAAAACCGTTTTCTTTATGTCTCAAGCCGTTGCAAAACAATTCATCGCTCAAGGCAATGGCGGCAAGATCATCAACATCGCTTCTATGCTTTCTTTCCAAGGCGGTATTCGTGTTCCTTCTTACACAGCTTCTAAGAGTGCGGTTATGGGTATTACTCGCGCCATGGCCAATGAGTGGGCAAAACACAACATCAATGTGAATGCGATTGCCCCAGGTTACATGGCAACCAACAACACCGCGGCACTACGCGCAGATGAAGATCGTAACTCAGCTATTCTTGAGCGTATTCCTGCTGACCGCTGGGGCAAACCAGAAGATGTAGCTGGCCCTTGTGTATTCTTAGCTTCTGACGCAGCAAGCTACATTAATGGCTACACTGTTGCTGTCGATGGCGGTTGGTTAGCACGTTAA
- the kdgR gene encoding DNA-binding transcriptional regulator KdgR translates to MEKAKQPDAVSSVLKVFGILQALGEQKNIGITELSQRLMMSKSTTYRFLQTMKMLGFVDQEGEADKYSLTLKLFEVGAKSLEYVDIIDLADKEMRLISQKTNEALHLGALDVDHIIYTHKIDSGYNLRMQSRIGRRNPLYSTAIGKVLLAQRDEAFTREALKDVEFIKHTDKTHENVDQLLEELKLVREQGYAEDNEEQEPGLRCIGAPVYDRFGQVIAGLSISFPTIRFDENRLVEYVDMLQNACRNISEQLGYHEYPMSKAS, encoded by the coding sequence ATGGAAAAAGCAAAGCAACCGGATGCAGTATCATCGGTACTGAAAGTATTTGGGATATTGCAAGCTCTAGGTGAGCAGAAGAACATTGGCATCACTGAGCTATCCCAGCGTTTAATGATGTCAAAAAGCACGACATACCGTTTTTTACAAACCATGAAAATGTTGGGTTTTGTGGATCAAGAAGGTGAGGCAGATAAATACTCACTGACTTTAAAACTGTTTGAGGTTGGTGCTAAATCTTTGGAATACGTTGATATTATTGATTTAGCAGACAAAGAGATGCGCTTAATTTCTCAAAAAACCAATGAGGCGCTTCACTTAGGCGCGTTGGATGTGGACCATATTATCTATACCCATAAAATTGACTCAGGCTATAACTTGCGTATGCAATCGCGTATTGGTCGACGTAACCCGTTATACAGTACGGCAATCGGTAAAGTATTGTTGGCACAGCGTGATGAAGCATTTACTCGTGAAGCATTAAAAGACGTGGAGTTTATTAAGCATACCGATAAGACTCACGAGAATGTGGATCAGTTACTTGAAGAACTTAAATTGGTTCGCGAGCAAGGTTATGCAGAAGATAACGAAGAGCAAGAGCCGGGCTTACGCTGTATTGGTGCGCCAGTTTATGATCGCTTTGGTCAAGTTATTGCGGGATTATCCATTTCTTTCCCAACCATTCGTTTTGATGAAAATCGCCTGGTGGAATATGTGGATATGCTACAAAATGCTTGTCGTAATATCTCCGAGCAATTGGGCTATCACGAATACCCAATGTCCAAAGCGTCTTAA
- a CDS encoding DUF294 nucleotidyltransferase-like domain-containing protein: MSNALLPNIYDFVVRIDPFDKLPKEVVKTVVSKVKIIYLSKGEEIHFSSDCEERFLYVIRTGAIEQRMKDGSLRARLGEEDQFGFTFLAPLADSENGYTATALTDSLLYLIPHSTLQNLLNDNPQFSEYFDTRARARLNSALYHVTPDNKGPYYRKVSEIASEDIAIVDKDTSIKQVAAYMCGEMRSSCAVVKDGDDIVGVITDRDMTTRVVSKGIDIDEPISIVMTKNPQLIQSDATIIEAISVMMQFNIRCLPVVQGQKVTGLITTTHLVHNHRTQALFLVEKIKYSNSIEALKMLKEERETIFSALVESQVASNIVASVMSMIMDAFNRRIIQLAEEKLGPAPCDYSWIVAGSHARNEVHLLSDQDSALIIDDSATSADMTYFTHLAMIVCNGLDTCGYPLCDGKYMAATPKWCQPLSRWKEYYRKWVSAPEYNKLLNISVFLEVRSIYGNAELATELQQHLHHCIEKSHRFIPSLVRDSVETQPPLGIFNNLVLEKSGDNSRTLNIKKYALNLIIDLARIYSLSAKGTLTGTEERFEWAYQQGVMLEPSYKNIIGAYRFITQVRFTHQNEALKLGKKPDNHIDPETFSSFERKHLKDAFKIINELQDGAKLRFTKG, from the coding sequence ATGAGTAACGCGTTGTTGCCAAATATCTATGATTTTGTGGTTCGGATTGATCCTTTCGATAAGTTACCAAAAGAGGTGGTTAAAACGGTCGTAAGTAAAGTGAAAATCATTTACTTATCGAAAGGAGAGGAAATTCACTTTAGCTCAGACTGCGAAGAACGATTTTTGTATGTTATTCGTACTGGGGCCATTGAGCAAAGAATGAAAGATGGCTCTTTGCGTGCTCGACTGGGTGAAGAAGATCAATTTGGTTTTACTTTTTTAGCGCCTCTAGCAGATAGTGAAAATGGTTATACTGCCACCGCATTAACCGATAGTTTACTTTATTTAATTCCGCATTCGACATTACAAAACTTGTTGAATGATAATCCGCAGTTTTCTGAGTATTTTGATACTCGTGCTCGTGCTCGATTAAATTCTGCGCTTTATCACGTTACTCCGGATAATAAAGGACCTTATTATCGAAAGGTGTCGGAAATTGCCAGTGAAGACATCGCGATTGTTGATAAAGATACCAGCATTAAACAAGTTGCCGCTTATATGTGCGGTGAAATGCGTTCGTCGTGTGCGGTTGTTAAAGATGGCGACGATATTGTTGGCGTGATCACTGATCGGGATATGACCACACGCGTCGTCTCGAAAGGGATAGATATTGATGAACCTATTTCCATAGTGATGACAAAAAATCCGCAGCTTATTCAGTCGGATGCCACGATTATCGAAGCCATTTCAGTGATGATGCAATTCAATATTCGCTGTTTACCAGTGGTGCAAGGGCAGAAAGTGACCGGTCTCATCACGACCACACACTTAGTACACAATCATCGAACCCAAGCGTTGTTTTTGGTTGAGAAAATTAAATATTCGAACTCTATTGAAGCGCTAAAAATGCTTAAAGAAGAGCGGGAAACGATTTTTTCAGCCTTAGTGGAAAGTCAGGTGGCTTCTAATATTGTCGCCTCCGTTATGTCGATGATCATGGATGCCTTTAACCGCCGTATTATTCAATTAGCCGAAGAAAAGTTAGGCCCTGCACCGTGTGACTATTCATGGATAGTGGCAGGCTCACACGCGCGTAATGAAGTGCATTTGCTTTCCGACCAAGATAGCGCATTGATCATCGATGACTCTGCCACTTCCGCCGATATGACTTATTTTACTCATTTAGCGATGATCGTTTGTAACGGCCTAGATACCTGTGGCTACCCTTTATGTGATGGTAAGTACATGGCAGCCACTCCGAAATGGTGCCAACCACTTTCTCGTTGGAAAGAATATTACCGCAAGTGGGTGAGCGCGCCAGAATATAATAAGTTGCTCAATATCAGTGTATTTCTGGAAGTGCGATCTATATATGGCAATGCAGAATTAGCCACTGAATTACAGCAACATTTGCATCATTGCATTGAAAAAAGCCACCGTTTTATTCCTTCATTAGTTCGAGACTCTGTTGAGACTCAACCGCCGTTGGGGATCTTTAATAATTTGGTTTTGGAAAAAAGTGGTGATAACAGCCGTACGCTAAATATTAAGAAATATGCGCTTAACTTAATTATCGATTTAGCACGTATTTATAGCCTTTCAGCCAAAGGGACTCTCACCGGAACAGAGGAGCGTTTTGAATGGGCATATCAACAAGGTGTGATGTTAGAGCCGAGCTATAAAAATATTATTGGCGCATACCGTTTTATTACTCAAGTGCGTTTTACCCACCAAAATGAAGCGCTCAAGTTGGGTAAAAAACCAGACAACCATATTGATCCAGAAACATTCAGTAGCTTTGAACGAAAACATTTAAAAGATGCGTTTAAGATTATCAATGAATTGCAAGATGGGGCGAAATTACGCTTTACCAAAGGATAG
- a CDS encoding exonuclease domain-containing protein, whose product MLKAIKTHFHPLTKLEKQRQAMTIPESASPELKQLLATPLLPVDTLLKDIEFLVLDFETTGLNFEKDSLLSIGNIQMKQNQIDMDTAAHCYVDDNQSIKAESAIINHITPQMLIEGDRLDEAMNRLFTKMVGKVVMAHGAVIERGFIQHYLLQKYGLESFPIIWLDTLKVEKHLTFHQNSTALELQLNDVRKRYGLPEYSAHNALIDAISTAELYLAQKSKIFGQNAKTTTLGEICNGATCTG is encoded by the coding sequence ATGTTAAAAGCAATCAAAACGCATTTTCACCCTCTTACTAAGTTAGAAAAGCAAAGGCAAGCGATGACTATTCCTGAGTCGGCATCGCCTGAATTAAAGCAATTATTAGCAACGCCATTGCTACCGGTTGATACTCTTTTAAAAGACATCGAGTTCTTAGTATTGGATTTTGAAACCACGGGGCTTAACTTCGAAAAAGATAGTTTGTTAAGCATCGGCAACATTCAAATGAAGCAAAACCAAATTGATATGGATACCGCAGCACATTGCTATGTCGATGATAACCAATCGATTAAAGCAGAAAGTGCCATTATTAATCACATCACACCACAAATGTTGATTGAAGGTGACAGGCTAGATGAAGCGATGAACCGACTCTTTACTAAAATGGTCGGTAAAGTCGTGATGGCACATGGTGCGGTGATAGAACGAGGATTTATTCAACATTATTTATTGCAAAAATATGGCTTAGAGAGCTTCCCGATTATTTGGCTCGATACACTAAAAGTTGAAAAGCACTTAACTTTTCACCAAAACTCCACGGCATTAGAGCTACAACTTAATGATGTTCGTAAACGTTATGGGTTACCTGAATATAGTGCCCATAATGCCTTGATCGACGCCATTTCTACCGCAGAATTATATTTAGCACAAAAGAGTAAAATCTTTGGTCAGAATGCGAAAACCACCACTTTAGGTGAAATATGTAACGGTGCCACTTGTACTGGTTAA
- the kduI gene encoding 5-dehydro-4-deoxy-D-glucuronate isomerase has protein sequence MFINYNSNPTDAKSYDTSRLREEFLTEDLFQDNQVKVVYSHIDRIVAMGVCPTDQVLKLDDVMDKKAFGTDFFLERRELGILNLGPKGEVRCKGETYTLEYLDVLYLGKGEENIEFKSCDSSEPTSFYCLSAPAHHTYPSRIIRREDAKRVELGSQENANDRIITQYLHPDVLPTCQLCMGVTHLKPGSVWNTMPAHTHERRMEAYLYFNVKPSQVVFHFMGEPQETRHIIVRDKQLVLSPSWSIHSGCGTQNYSFVWGMVGENQTFDDMDFVDMNSIK, from the coding sequence ATGTTTATTAATTACAACAGTAACCCAACGGATGCCAAAAGTTATGACACCTCTCGACTAAGAGAAGAGTTTCTGACGGAAGATTTATTTCAAGATAACCAAGTTAAGGTTGTGTATAGCCACATTGATCGAATCGTTGCGATGGGGGTCTGTCCAACTGACCAAGTGTTAAAGCTTGACGATGTAATGGATAAGAAAGCTTTCGGTACGGATTTCTTTTTAGAGCGCCGTGAGTTAGGGATTTTGAACTTGGGCCCAAAAGGCGAAGTTCGTTGTAAAGGCGAAACTTACACATTGGAGTATCTCGACGTTTTATATCTTGGTAAAGGCGAAGAAAACATTGAATTTAAATCATGTGATTCATCTGAACCTACGTCATTCTATTGCCTAAGTGCACCTGCGCATCATACTTATCCATCTCGTATTATTCGTCGGGAAGATGCCAAGAGAGTTGAACTTGGTTCACAAGAAAATGCCAATGACCGCATTATCACTCAATACTTACATCCAGACGTTCTACCTACCTGCCAATTGTGTATGGGGGTGACTCACCTTAAACCTGGAAGCGTTTGGAATACCATGCCAGCACACACTCATGAGCGCCGAATGGAAGCTTACCTTTACTTCAATGTTAAGCCTTCACAAGTGGTCTTCCACTTCATGGGAGAACCGCAAGAAACTCGCCACATTATTGTTCGTGATAAGCAGTTAGTGCTGTCACCAAGCTGGTCGATTCATTCAGGTTGTGGAACACAAAATTACAGTTTTGTCTGGGGAATGGTTGGAGAAAACCAAACCTTTGATGATATGGATTTTGTCGATATGAATTCAATTAAATAA
- a CDS encoding UxaA family hydrolase yields the protein MKKWIRIHPKDNVVIALVDLKKGSTIKITNKLLITLQEDITKGHKIALDDMTTGDLLWKYGESFGHATADIPQGSWIHSHNSKTNLSDKLAYQYQPKAFTSDETPNLEQTEVSIYRRGNGEVGIRNELWVIPTVGCVNGIAQTMVNQFIASNPQLEIDGVYVFPHQFGCSQLGDDHITTRNLLQSIAKHPNAGGVLILGLGCENNQVPTFMQGLGDYDPNRIKCLISQSVDDEILAGRSLLEDLYETMRHDKRKPGTLSEIHFGLECGGSDGLSGITANPLLGKFSDHVIAQGGTTVLTEVPEMFGAETLLMQRAATQKVFDKIVNMINNFKDYYTQHDLPIYENPSPGNKAGGITTLEDKSLGCTQKSGTSPVVDVLDYTQKITIPGLNLLNAPGNDAIATSALAASGCHMVLFSTGRGTPYGGFVPTMKIATNSELADKKKHWIDFNAGKLVSEDISMEVLLKEFVEVIVAIVNGEKSKNEINQIREIAIWKSGVTL from the coding sequence ATGAAAAAATGGATTCGTATTCACCCCAAAGACAATGTCGTGATAGCGCTGGTTGATCTAAAAAAAGGCTCGACGATTAAGATCACCAACAAGCTTTTGATTACTCTTCAAGAAGACATTACTAAAGGTCATAAAATTGCGTTAGACGATATGACGACCGGTGATTTGTTATGGAAATACGGGGAATCTTTTGGTCATGCGACGGCTGATATTCCGCAAGGTAGTTGGATTCATAGCCATAACAGCAAAACTAACTTATCCGATAAATTAGCTTACCAATACCAGCCTAAAGCCTTTACATCTGACGAGACTCCGAACCTTGAGCAAACCGAAGTCAGTATTTATCGTCGCGGAAATGGCGAAGTCGGAATTCGTAATGAGCTATGGGTGATCCCCACGGTTGGCTGTGTTAACGGCATCGCCCAGACTATGGTGAACCAATTTATAGCCAGCAACCCTCAACTAGAGATTGATGGCGTCTACGTATTCCCACACCAATTTGGTTGCTCTCAATTGGGCGATGACCACATTACAACTCGTAATTTATTACAAAGCATCGCCAAACATCCTAATGCCGGTGGCGTACTTATTTTAGGTTTGGGCTGTGAAAACAACCAAGTCCCTACCTTTATGCAAGGCTTGGGAGATTACGATCCAAATAGAATTAAATGCCTGATCTCGCAATCTGTCGATGATGAAATTCTCGCAGGAAGAAGCTTATTAGAAGATCTCTATGAAACAATGCGACACGATAAACGAAAACCGGGTACGTTATCCGAAATTCATTTTGGCCTTGAGTGCGGCGGGAGTGATGGATTATCAGGGATCACCGCCAACCCACTACTCGGTAAGTTTTCTGATCATGTCATCGCTCAAGGTGGAACCACGGTGCTCACCGAAGTTCCTGAAATGTTCGGCGCTGAAACCCTTTTAATGCAACGAGCAGCCACTCAAAAAGTGTTTGATAAAATCGTCAACATGATTAATAACTTTAAAGATTATTACACTCAACACGATTTACCGATTTACGAAAACCCCTCTCCCGGCAATAAGGCTGGAGGCATTACTACCTTAGAAGATAAGTCTCTAGGTTGTACTCAAAAGTCAGGCACGAGTCCGGTCGTCGATGTACTCGATTACACGCAAAAAATCACTATTCCCGGTTTAAACTTATTGAACGCACCCGGAAATGATGCCATCGCCACCAGCGCACTTGCCGCTTCAGGTTGTCACATGGTGCTATTTTCAACCGGACGAGGCACCCCTTATGGCGGTTTTGTCCCCACCATGAAGATCGCGACCAACTCAGAGCTAGCTGATAAGAAAAAACACTGGATAGATTTTAATGCTGGAAAATTGGTCTCTGAGGATATTTCGATGGAGGTATTGTTAAAAGAATTTGTCGAAGTGATCGTTGCCATCGTCAATGGTGAAAAGAGTAAAAATGAAATCAATCAAATTAGAGAAATAGCCATCTGGAAAAGCGGGGTGACATTGTAA
- a CDS encoding FCD domain-containing protein: MPPERIIAEELGISRTVVREAMIMLELEGLVEVRKGSGIHVISTVSQQSSGLSESEEEFARYLVEEMKKAGPFELLQARQVVECTIASFAASQVTKQDIDLLDKIQKESYLNADDTDSAWDEEFHIQLGKITKNSVLSLIIELIWFTRKQNPLWNQLHEHIDSSNINTWADEHGAIVKALQVKNSKQAKAEMWQHLESTKQFLYDASSAEDTPYDKYLFETKPLDI, translated from the coding sequence ATGCCACCGGAAAGAATTATTGCTGAAGAGCTTGGCATTAGTCGAACGGTTGTGCGTGAAGCGATGATCATGCTTGAGCTGGAAGGGTTGGTGGAAGTGAGAAAAGGCTCGGGGATTCATGTTATCTCGACGGTTTCACAGCAATCTTCTGGATTAAGTGAAAGCGAGGAAGAATTTGCCCGTTACCTTGTTGAAGAGATGAAGAAAGCCGGCCCGTTTGAGCTTTTACAAGCAAGGCAGGTGGTTGAATGTACTATTGCTTCTTTTGCTGCTAGCCAGGTTACAAAGCAAGATATTGATTTATTAGATAAAATACAGAAAGAAAGTTATCTAAATGCTGATGATACTGATTCGGCATGGGATGAGGAATTTCACATTCAACTCGGTAAAATCACCAAAAACTCGGTGCTTTCTTTAATTATTGAGCTGATTTGGTTTACCCGTAAACAAAACCCATTATGGAATCAATTACACGAGCATATCGATTCATCAAATATCAATACCTGGGCGGATGAGCACGGTGCGATTGTAAAAGCCTTACAGGTTAAAAACTCTAAGCAAGCAAAAGCTGAAATGTGGCAGCATTTAGAAAGTACTAAGCAATTTTTATATGATGCCTCTTCAGCAGAAGATACCCCTTATGATAAGTATCTATTCGAAACCAAACCATTAGATATATAG
- a CDS encoding TRAP transporter small permease: MNLEVFNKLLNRILEYALIFFMAMMVFSVVWQVFTRFILNDPSVFTDELSRYLLIWIGILGGAYTFSIKRHLALELLVTRLKARNQHVLNIVISCFVLLFSSVALVYGGWNFMMTTLHHNQVSPGLSIGGHQLLIGYVYTVVPFSGVIICYYACIDILKSIYQIVR, encoded by the coding sequence ATGAACCTAGAAGTATTTAATAAATTATTAAACCGAATATTAGAATATGCCCTCATATTTTTTATGGCAATGATGGTTTTTTCGGTTGTATGGCAGGTATTTACGCGTTTTATTTTAAACGATCCTTCAGTTTTTACCGATGAACTTTCCCGTTATTTGCTTATTTGGATTGGTATCTTAGGTGGAGCTTATACCTTCTCAATTAAACGTCACTTAGCTTTAGAGTTGTTGGTCACTCGACTCAAGGCTAGAAATCAGCATGTTCTTAATATTGTTATTAGTTGCTTTGTTTTGTTGTTTTCTTCTGTTGCCCTAGTGTACGGCGGTTGGAACTTCATGATGACGACGCTGCATCACAATCAAGTCTCTCCTGGGTTATCTATCGGTGGGCATCAACTTTTAATTGGTTATGTCTACACGGTGGTACCGTTTTCGGGTGTCATTATCTGCTACTACGCATGTATTGATATTCTCAAATCAATATATCAAATAGTTCGCTGA
- a CDS encoding TRAP transporter large permease, with translation MVYDLLPIVVLFGSLAIFLLIGIPIAFAIGGAALLTIFIDFPIDKASILVSQQLTNGLNSFGLLALPFFIVAGNLMNRGGLANRLINFAMLLGGKLPGSLSHVNVIANMMFGSLSGSAAAAAAAVGGIMKPLQEKHKYPKDFSTAVNVASCPTGLLIPPSNILILYALVSSTSVQYLFIAGYIPGLLMGLGIMIGILLLGKKYKIPQEKIVQKEKTMKVIWDAIPSLFLVLIIMGGILGGAFTATEASAIAVVYSLILGFAYRELKFKDLAPILLDSVITTSIVLLMIATSSAMSWSMANADIPGAIADFVLNYSTNPLVIMLLMNLILLVVGTFMDMSPAVLIFTPIFLPIAVELGVDPIQFGIIMVFNLCIGICTPPVGTALFVGCSVSGNKLGDVVPKLIPLFLIMVLTLGLIIMVPSLTMWLPHLAGYVS, from the coding sequence ATGGTCTACGATTTACTGCCAATTGTGGTTCTATTTGGATCGTTAGCAATATTTTTATTAATAGGTATTCCGATTGCATTTGCGATTGGTGGCGCGGCATTACTGACAATATTCATTGATTTCCCAATTGATAAAGCGTCGATCTTAGTTTCACAACAATTAACCAATGGGCTAAATAGTTTTGGTTTATTAGCTTTGCCATTTTTTATTGTGGCTGGGAATTTAATGAATCGAGGCGGTTTAGCGAATAGGCTGATTAATTTCGCTATGTTGCTCGGCGGTAAGCTTCCAGGTTCACTGTCTCATGTGAATGTTATTGCCAATATGATGTTTGGCTCTTTATCGGGCTCTGCTGCCGCGGCTGCCGCAGCGGTTGGTGGGATAATGAAACCACTGCAAGAGAAGCATAAGTACCCGAAAGATTTCTCGACTGCGGTGAATGTTGCCTCTTGTCCAACGGGGTTGCTAATTCCACCTTCTAATATCTTGATTTTATATGCTTTAGTGAGCAGTACTTCAGTGCAGTATCTCTTTATTGCTGGTTATATTCCGGGTCTTTTAATGGGCTTGGGAATTATGATTGGTATTCTGCTATTGGGCAAAAAATACAAGATCCCACAAGAGAAAATCGTTCAAAAAGAAAAAACAATGAAAGTGATTTGGGATGCTATTCCAAGCTTATTTTTAGTGTTAATTATTATGGGCGGTATTTTAGGTGGGGCGTTTACTGCAACGGAAGCCTCAGCTATTGCGGTGGTTTATAGCTTAATTCTAGGCTTTGCTTATCGTGAATTAAAGTTTAAAGATCTAGCGCCTATCTTACTTGATAGTGTGATTACGACTTCTATCGTATTACTGATGATTGCAACGTCTTCGGCAATGTCATGGTCTATGGCCAATGCTGATATTCCGGGTGCGATTGCAGACTTCGTTCTTAATTATTCAACCAACCCGCTGGTTATTATGCTGCTAATGAATTTGATTTTATTAGTGGTGGGGACATTCATGGATATGTCTCCAGCGGTTCTGATCTTCACACCGATATTTTTACCTATCGCCGTTGAGCTTGGCGTCGACCCAATTCAATTTGGCATCATCATGGTATTTAACCTTTGTATCGGCATTTGTACTCCACCAGTTGGTACGGCTCTATTTGTGGGCTGTAGTGTCTCTGGTAATAAGCTCGGCGATGTAGTGCCTAAGTTAATACCTTTATTCTTAATTATGGTTCTAACTTTGGGACTGATCATTATGGTGCCATCACTAACTATGTGGCTACCTCATTTGGCGGGATATGTATCTTAA
- the dctP gene encoding TRAP transporter substrate-binding protein DctP: MLAGILAGATFTSSVYAQTLKLAHALPTEHPVHQSLSWFADHVKDETKIRVKVYANGTLGNETSLLQMVQNGTVAFTKVSAAPLESFSKDYKILSLPYLYSSEQQYRDVLNGPIGDKILASSRDDGFVGLAFLDAGARSFYTDKAIKTPADLKGMKIRVQNSPLAIDIIKSLGQPGSTTIRRIIFSATARGSRWGRKQHSIILLFSSF, translated from the coding sequence ATGCTTGCGGGAATCTTAGCTGGAGCAACATTTACCTCTAGTGTTTATGCTCAAACATTGAAATTAGCTCATGCACTACCCACTGAACATCCAGTTCACCAATCGTTAAGTTGGTTTGCTGACCATGTTAAAGATGAAACGAAAATCAGGGTAAAAGTGTACGCCAATGGAACGTTAGGCAATGAAACGAGCTTATTGCAAATGGTGCAAAATGGCACGGTTGCCTTTACTAAAGTGAGTGCTGCTCCGCTGGAGTCATTTTCGAAAGATTATAAGATCTTATCTCTCCCTTATTTATACAGCAGTGAGCAGCAGTATCGCGATGTACTGAATGGGCCTATTGGTGACAAAATTTTAGCCTCTTCTCGTGATGACGGTTTTGTTGGCTTGGCATTCCTAGATGCGGGTGCACGTAGTTTCTATACCGATAAAGCAATCAAAACGCCTGCTGATCTGAAAGGCATGAAGATCCGTGTTCAAAACTCACCACTGGCGATTGATATCATCAAATCTCTAGGGCAACCCGGTTCCACTACCATACGGCGAATTATATTCAGCGCTACAGCAAGGGGTAGTCGATGGGGCAGAAAACAACATTCCATCATATTACTCTTCTCGTCATTTTGA